One stretch of Streptomyces sp. A2-16 DNA includes these proteins:
- a CDS encoding ABC transporter ATP-binding protein, producing the protein MIELAGLTKRYGEKVAVNNLTFTVRPGIVTGFLGPNGAGKSTTMRMMLGLDRPTAGDVRIDGKHYDQLKDPLTYIGALLDAKAMHGGRSAYNHLLCLAQSNGIPTKRVHEVLDTVGLTAVAKKKAKGFSLGMGQRLGIAGALLGDPRILMFDEPVNGLDPEGIHWIRNLMKSLAAQGRTVFVSSHLMSEMALTADHLVVIGQGRLLADTSMADFIAQNSRTYVRIRTPQRERLLDVLHTAGVTVVETGNGTLEVDGSKSEYIGELAAQHQIVLHELSPQQASLEEAFMQLTAESVEYHAHSDTPADAPPPQQQPWGNGWKGN; encoded by the coding sequence TTCACTGTCAGACCGGGCATCGTCACGGGCTTCCTCGGTCCCAACGGCGCGGGCAAGTCGACCACCATGCGCATGATGCTGGGTCTGGACCGGCCCACCGCGGGGGACGTCCGTATCGACGGCAAGCACTACGACCAGCTCAAGGATCCGCTGACGTACATCGGCGCGCTGCTGGACGCCAAGGCCATGCACGGCGGACGCAGCGCCTACAACCACCTGCTGTGTCTCGCGCAGAGCAACGGCATCCCGACGAAGCGGGTGCACGAGGTGCTCGACACGGTCGGTCTGACGGCGGTCGCGAAGAAGAAGGCCAAGGGGTTCTCGCTGGGGATGGGCCAGCGGCTCGGCATCGCGGGCGCGCTGCTCGGCGACCCGCGGATCCTGATGTTCGACGAGCCGGTCAACGGGCTCGACCCCGAGGGCATCCACTGGATCCGCAACCTGATGAAGTCCCTTGCCGCGCAGGGCCGTACGGTCTTCGTCTCCTCGCACCTGATGAGCGAGATGGCGCTGACCGCCGACCACCTCGTCGTCATCGGCCAGGGGCGGCTGCTCGCCGACACCTCCATGGCCGACTTCATCGCACAGAACTCGCGGACCTACGTCCGTATCCGCACCCCGCAGCGCGAGCGGCTGCTCGACGTGCTGCACACGGCCGGGGTCACCGTCGTGGAGACCGGCAACGGCACGCTGGAGGTGGACGGCAGCAAGTCCGAGTACATCGGCGAGCTGGCCGCGCAGCACCAGATCGTGCTGCACGAGCTGAGCCCCCAACAGGCTTCCCTGGAGGAGGCGTTCATGCAGCTGACCGCGGAGTCGGTCGAGTACCACGCCCACAGCGACACACCCGCCGACGCACCGCCGCCGCAGCAGCAGCCGTGGGGCAACGGCTGGAAGGGGAACTGA
- a CDS encoding ABC transporter permease encodes MAATQVIRSEWTKIRSVASTVWTLSLAVVVTIGLGILISALSKNEFDNMSREDKLSFDPTFISFAGMSLGQLAMIVFGVLVVSNEYSTGMIRTSLAAVPQRGTFLAGKIAVATGLCLAVGLVTSFVTFFLGQAMLGSHKAEIGDPGVLRAVIGGGVYMTLIAMFSMGVAAMLRSPMLSLGILMPFFFLISNILGNVSATKKIGQFLPDQAGSKIMQVVTPIDDDTPYGPWGGLGIMALWVAAALIGAYVLLKKRDA; translated from the coding sequence ATGGCGGCGACCCAGGTCATCCGCTCCGAGTGGACCAAGATCCGCTCGGTGGCCTCCACGGTGTGGACGCTCTCCCTCGCCGTGGTCGTCACCATCGGGCTCGGCATCCTGATCTCGGCCCTGTCGAAGAACGAGTTCGACAACATGAGCCGCGAGGACAAGCTCTCCTTCGACCCGACCTTCATCAGCTTCGCCGGGATGAGCCTCGGCCAGCTCGCGATGATCGTGTTCGGGGTGCTCGTCGTGTCGAACGAGTACAGCACCGGCATGATCCGCACCTCGCTGGCCGCAGTACCGCAGCGCGGCACCTTCCTGGCCGGCAAGATCGCGGTGGCGACCGGGCTCTGCCTCGCCGTCGGCCTCGTCACCAGCTTCGTCACCTTCTTCCTCGGGCAGGCGATGCTCGGCTCGCACAAGGCGGAGATCGGTGACCCGGGCGTGCTGCGCGCGGTGATCGGCGGCGGCGTCTACATGACCCTGATCGCGATGTTCTCGATGGGCGTCGCCGCGATGCTGCGCTCCCCCATGCTGTCGCTGGGCATCCTGATGCCGTTCTTCTTCCTGATCTCCAACATCCTCGGCAACGTCTCGGCCACCAAGAAGATCGGCCAGTTCCTGCCCGACCAGGCCGGCAGCAAGATCATGCAGGTGGTCACCCCGATCGACGACGACACTCCCTACGGCCCCTGGGGCGGACTCGGGATCATGGCGCTGTGGGTCGCGGCGGCGCTGATCGGCGCTTATGTCCTGTTGAAGAAGAGGGACGCGTGA
- a CDS encoding ABC transporter ATP-binding protein has protein sequence MIEAVGLTKRYGDKTAVYNLSFQVRPGTVTGFLGPNGSGKSTTMRMILGLDNPTSGQVTIGGFPYRRLPNAARQVGALLDAKAVHGGRAARNHLLCLAQLSGIPARRVDEVLGVVGLQDVARKRSKGFSLGMGQRLGIAAALLGDPQVLLFDEPVNGLDPEGILWVRNLMKALAAEGRTVFVSSHLMSEMALTADHLIVIGRGQLLADMSIQDFIAANSAGFARVRTPDTEPQLREKLSAAITEAGGHVLPEQDGALRVTGLALPRISDIAHDSDVRLWELSPHQASLEEAYMRMTQGAVDYRSTIDQKAGLMQPLPPGAQPPMPVPGQGQPGWYAPPPPQQGGQPFAVPQGQPQPGPYGGPGAASPNPYAQSGPAAPQSGPQPPAHAPVAQPPGQAPAAQPPAPAPAAQPPAAAPAPQAPAPAPAPQQAPPAPAAAPAPAAPQGSAPTTEPEDAR, from the coding sequence ATGATCGAGGCAGTCGGCCTGACGAAGCGCTACGGCGACAAGACCGCTGTGTACAACCTTTCCTTCCAGGTGCGTCCCGGCACCGTCACCGGCTTCCTGGGCCCCAACGGCTCGGGCAAGTCGACGACCATGCGGATGATCCTGGGGCTGGACAACCCCACGTCCGGCCAGGTGACGATCGGCGGCTTCCCGTACCGCAGGCTGCCCAACGCGGCCCGGCAGGTCGGTGCGCTGCTCGACGCCAAGGCCGTGCACGGCGGCCGGGCGGCCCGTAACCACCTGCTGTGCCTGGCCCAGCTGTCCGGGATCCCGGCCCGCCGGGTGGACGAGGTGCTGGGCGTGGTGGGCCTCCAGGACGTGGCCAGGAAGCGGTCCAAGGGCTTCTCCCTCGGCATGGGCCAGCGTCTCGGGATCGCGGCCGCGCTGCTCGGCGACCCGCAGGTGCTGCTCTTCGACGAGCCGGTCAACGGGCTCGACCCCGAGGGCATCCTGTGGGTGCGCAACCTGATGAAGGCCCTGGCCGCGGAGGGCCGTACGGTCTTCGTCTCCTCGCACCTCATGAGCGAGATGGCGCTGACCGCGGACCACCTCATCGTCATCGGGCGCGGGCAGCTGCTCGCCGACATGAGCATCCAGGACTTCATCGCCGCGAACTCCGCGGGCTTCGCGCGCGTGCGCACGCCGGACACCGAGCCGCAGCTGCGCGAGAAGCTGTCGGCCGCGATCACCGAGGCGGGCGGCCACGTCCTGCCGGAGCAGGACGGCGCGCTGCGGGTGACGGGGCTGGCGCTCCCCCGCATCAGCGACATCGCGCACGACTCGGACGTACGCCTGTGGGAGCTGTCGCCGCACCAGGCCTCGCTGGAGGAGGCGTACATGCGGATGACGCAGGGCGCGGTGGACTACCGCTCGACCATCGACCAGAAGGCGGGCCTGATGCAGCCCCTCCCGCCGGGCGCGCAGCCCCCCATGCCGGTCCCCGGCCAGGGCCAGCCGGGCTGGTACGCCCCGCCGCCGCCCCAGCAGGGCGGGCAGCCCTTCGCGGTCCCGCAGGGCCAACCGCAGCCGGGCCCGTACGGCGGCCCCGGCGCGGCCTCGCCCAATCCGTACGCCCAGTCGGGCCCCGCGGCCCCCCAGAGCGGCCCTCAGCCCCCGGCGCACGCCCCCGTGGCCCAGCCGCCGGGCCAGGCACCCGCCGCTCAGCCCCCGGCGCCCGCTCCCGCCGCTCAGCCCCCGGCCGCCGCACCCGCGCCGCAGGCCCCCGCGCCCGCGCCCGCGCCGCAGCAGGCACCGCCCGCACCCGCAGCCGCTCCCGCACCTGCCGCCCCGCAGGGATCCGCCCCGACGACCGAGCCCGAGGACGCCCGATGA